Proteins encoded by one window of Elaeis guineensis isolate ETL-2024a chromosome 12, EG11, whole genome shotgun sequence:
- the LOC105053501 gene encoding uncharacterized protein, whose amino-acid sequence MPLPIKIGAVTPMPLTCKSSLSIRAIEHPSGNRKKKQSKLARMACSSCKNLASMLLLATLAASMVPVEGTGSAVPAGKDKGNGNGKGKEALDPASMHYFVLEPSEGTAQERFFCLARGRCHFKSIQCPAECPQRKPKKNRVVKGCFADCSSRCETTCKYRLPNCNGYGSVCYDPRFVGGDGVLFYFHGAKGGDFALVSDDQLQINAHFIGTRPEGRPRDFTWVQALAVMFESHTLVLAARRVAKWDDGFDALALRWDGKEVEVPTDGEAEWQTRTGGGSVEGEIVREVVVERTAETNSVRVTVSGLVEMDAKVVPITEQEDRAHGYRLPPGDAFAHLETQFRFAGLTEQVEGVLGQTYRPDYVSPVKSGVAMPMMGGEDRYRTPSFLSARCASCRFHYPSRLLHETASIDMEQY is encoded by the exons ATGCCACTTCCTATAAAGATCGGAGCGGTCACCCCCATGCCCTTGACATGCAAATCCTCTCTCTCTATTCGAGCAATCGAGCATCCATCCGGAAATCGTAAAAAGAAACAAAGCAAACTAGCGAGGATGGCGTGCAGCAGCTGCAAGAATCTGGCGTCGATGCTTCTCCTCGCCACCTTAGCAGCGTCGATGGTGCCGGTGGAGGGGACCGGGTCGGCAGTTCCTGCAGGAAAAGACAAGGGCAATGGCAATGGGAAGGGGAAGGAGGCACTGGACCCGGCGTCGATGCATTACTTCGTGCTAGAGCCAAGTGAGGGGACAGCGCAGGAGCGCTTCTTCTGCCTGGCGAGGGGCCGGTGCCACTTTAAGTCCATCCAGTGCCCCGCCGAGTGCCCCCAGCGCAAACCCAAGAAAAACCGCGTCGTCAAGGGCTGCTTCGCTGATTGCAGCAGCCGCTGTGAGACCACCTGCAAGT ATAGGCTGCCAAACTGCAACGGTTACGGATCGGTGTGCTACGACCCTCGGTTCGTCGGTGGCGATGGCGTGCTGTTCTACTTCCACGGGGCCAAGGGAGGCGACTTCGCCCTGGTGTCCGACGACCAGCTCCAGATCAACGCGCACTTCATAGGGACCAGGCCGGAGGGCCGCCCACGCGACTTCACCTGGGTGCAGGCCCTGGCAGTCATGTTCGAGTCCCACACCCTCGTCCTCGCCGCCCGGAGGGTCGCCAAATGGGACGACGGCTTCGACGCCTTGGCGTTGCGCTGGGACGGCAAGGAGGTGGAAGTCCCCACCGACGGCGAGGCAGAGTGGCAGACACGCACCGGAGGTGGCAGCGTCGAGGGAGAAATAGTGAGGGAGGTGGTGGTGGAGAGGACCGCCGAGACCAACAGCGTGCGGGTGACCGTGTCGGGGCTGGTGGAGATGGACGCGAAGGTGGTGCCCATCACGGAGCAGGAGGACCGGGCCCATGGGTACCGCCTGCCGCCGGGCGACGCCTTCGCCCACCTGGAGACTCAGTTCAGGTTTGCCGGGCTGACGGAGCAGGTGGAGGGAGTCCTGGGCCAGACCTACCGCCCAGACTACGTGAGCCCTGTGAAGAGTGGGGTGGCCATGCCCATGATGGGCGGAGAGGACAGGTACCGCACCCCTTCCTTCCTCTCCGCCCGCTGCGCCTCGTGCCGCTTCCACTACCCCTCCCGGCTCCTCCATGAAACCGCCAGCATCGACATGGAGCAGTACTAG